A stretch of DNA from Cerasicoccus sp. TK19100:
ACCAACTGAGGCCTTGCGTCGCGACATCGTTGAGCCAGGGGTCGACATCCTTGTAATGGCCATCCTCGAAATCGTCGACGAAGGTCGTCTTCAAGTCATTGTAGATGATGGGCAAGGGTTCCGCCGCCGGTGAATTGCCGGGCTCTTCCCAAGCGCCGATGTCGGGGCGTAGGTCGATCAACGTGCCGGCCAAGTCTTCGCCGGGAAGTATGGTTGGCGCGTACTCGTAGGTGCCAGCATTGATCGCGGGGCTCGTGGATTCCAGTGCGCCGTCGAAGTCTGCTGCGTTCACGAGTTCGTAATCGACGCCCACCTGAGTGAAGCGTCCGAAGGCGCGCCGACCATCCACACCTTTTGGTGATTGAACTGGATTCTTAAGTAAGATGTTCCAATCGAGAATATCGATCTCGGCTCCTGGATCCACGCCAATCTCAACCAGGTTGTTGTTATAGATTTGCACGCCGGTGGATTCCCCAATGCGCACCTTGTGGTTATCCAAGTGCCAACGCCCGAAATCGCGGCCTTCGGGAAAGTATGCGATCGTATTATGGCGGAAGATGAGGCCATCCGTTGCGGCTGCATTGTTGAACAAATTAGCGTTGGTCGGGCCGAACACGTTGTATTCGAAGGTGATGTTTTTATTACGCAAGGTTGATTCGTAATAGTTGTTGAACTGCACGCCTTGGGATTCGACATCGAACAGCACGTTATAGCGGAATACGACGCCGTTGTTCTCCATGCCTGGGGAACCATCGCCTTGGATGAAGATGTGAATCAAGTCGCAGTGGAATGACGGAACCCCTTCGCCGTCGGCCGCGCCGTCATCAAAGCGACAGATGATATTGTCCTCGACCAACGAATTCCACCAACCGGCTACCCGTATTCCGTCGTGGGTGCCGTCGTGGATGTAATTGCCGCGCACGGTAATATCATGTCCGCTTCCACCAATGCCGGTGCCGGTATTGGTGATTTCACAACCTTCAATGGTGATGTCTTTGCCAGTTTGGAAAGAGACTGCTGCTTTCTTCAACGCTTCTACTGATCCGTTATGGGGAGGTAATCGCTCAATCAGGCAATTGTAGAGGCCCCAGTGCTGGCCACCTTTACTATCCCAGCCATCTCGTATTATCAGGCCTTCGAGCCGCAGGTATGCCTTGTAGCCGCCAATCCGCCCCTGGCCGCCGGAATCGGTGGGCCCCAGGATTGTGAATCTTCCAATTTCAGGTGCGGCACCTGGGGCGGGCTTGATCGTCACCCAGTCGTTGAAGAGGTCGCCATTTTTATACAGGCTAAAGTTTCCGTAATGGCCGTCCTGCAACGCGATGGTCTCGCCTCCAACGGCGACGTTGTTGAGCACATACTGCAAGGTCTGGTAGGGGTTGCCCACGGAGCCATCCCCCGTAGTGTCGCTGCCGTTATTGATGTCCACATACAAGGCCGACTCGACGGAGTTCGCACTAATCGCATAAATGACGGCCTCGCGCTGCTGCCAGTTATCACTGTCGTGGATTGCCAGGGTGAAGCCGATCAGCTCCTTGGTGTCATCGAGCGCAAGGGGATCGTCAAAGGTCCACAGCGTGGCTGTGACATCGCGAATCAGGGAATAGTTGCCGGCTTGCGACCAGAGCTTGTCCATGGTCAGGGCGGCGACGATGTCTGGGTTGTCGGGTGTGCCACCGGAGTTGGCTTCAGGGAAACCGGTTTCGCTGGAGGTCTTGGGCGTGCCGGGTGATTCGTAGATTAACTGCGAGTCCACACCGCCGAAGCCGTCATCGTAATCGGCATAGATGTAGACTTTGCGATTGTTGCCGGAGACCAGGAAATTACAGCTATCGTAATGCCCCTGCTGAGCCACCGGCAGATCGATGGAGGTGATTGTCCCGGGGTTGCCCGTGCTACCGGAGTGGGGACGAAAGACGCGGACGACATTCGATGCTACCGGCAGGCTAGGGGTGGTTCCAACTGACGGCTGCACGAATCCACCGACTGGCTCGGCATCGCGCATGGTGCTCAGTTGAAAGTCGCCGTAGCTGGTCGTCACGACGCCGTTGGCGGGGAGGCCGGAGGTTGCTTGGTCATCCCAGCAATAGAGTCGGCCAAAGTCCGTGCCGAAGGTGTGCTCGCCAAAGATGTTTGGAACCATGCGGGCACCCTTGTTCCAATCGCCGGGCGGGTCGTAGAGGTAGGCGTGATCGGCTTCGGCCGTGGAGATGTAGCCGTCGTAGTTGTAGCCAACGGTCAGATCCAGCGGGATCACTTCAGCAATCAGGGAAGCTGCACCAGCGCACAGCGAAGCCACGAGGGCCAGTCCGGTTTTCCATCCGGAAACGGGGGTATTTTTAGACATATTGGGATGGGGGTTGAGGGGGAGCGAAAGCGAATCACGAATCATCACGGCATTGCCTGCCTGGGATTTTGTCATGCTTTCAAGGATGAAGGGATACGAGCCTGATCCTAAGCTAGCCTCAGGTTAGCGCAATCCATAGCCCTTGCATAACCCCACCTCTGGCTTGCACTTTTTCACTCGCCGCCTGCCCGAAGCACCAGCCCACCAACGCTTCTACGTCAAACCACGTCTCGCTGACTTTGCGCTCGGGCGAACGGACATTCAACTTTCAGTAAATTTGCCCCAATGGGGCTACGCAACCATCGCCCAGGGTTAGCTTGAGGCCGCAGAGCGGCTGAACGCCTACCTTGGGAATAACAAATACGCAAATTGCTATCCCAACGGGATTGCGTAAAACGACAGCTTGCGCAGCCCCGTTGGGGCAGGGAGATAACCGAGCATCCAGTTTCCCAGGGTGGCGCTTCCCGCAAGCGGTTCGCTTTAACCCTGGGCTATTGATGCGTAGCCCCGTTGGGGCAGTTTTTGCAGCGATCAAGATACAAAATCAATGTCCGTTGATCCTAGGGCTAACGGATATTTAGAAGCATGAATCACCCTCCAGTTAGATTATCATAAATACTTAAGATGAGCACCAAAGGTGCGAACTCATCCTAGCCTAGGGTCAGCGTAAGTCGCAGGGCGACTGGAGCGCAGCCCTAGGTATTGTGGTCAACCAGCAGCCTAAGCCCTGAAGGGGCGACTTCAAGAGGCCGTGCTTACAGCACTCCAACAACACAATGTTGATTATTCCTAGGGCTGCGCTTCGTCGCTTCGCTCCTTGCTGACCCTAGGCTAGGATGAGCCCGCGCCCTTGGCGCTAGAATGAATGTCCGTTAGCCCAAGAATAGGCCTACCGGATCTTTTCCGAAAGGCTACTGCGGCTTTTTCAAAAAGCCCTATGCTTCTTTTCCGAAAAGCCTACTGCTTCTTTTTGAAAAAGCCCTATGCTATGTTTCTCCAACAACACCACTGTTATTGCCTCAACATAAGCAGTGTTGTTGACCCAACACCACTACTGTTGTTTTCGAAAAGCCTCATTAGGCTTTATTGCATCACCCGCGGCGGGGAATTCGACTTACCCGCGGCGACGGCGAACCATTACGGCCAGCAGGGCGGTTGCCCCCAGCAGCGCGGCCACGGTAGACGGCTCGGGGACGGCGGTCAGCGTGATGTTGTCGAAGCGTGGGTTTTCGACGCCGCTGTTGAAATCCGTGAGAATGGTGAACTGTGTCAGGTCACCCAAGAGGTTCGCAAACTCAACGCTAGTCGGCGCAATTCCGGTGGTGTCGACCAGCCAGCCGGCTCCCGCTGTGAGATCAATGACCGTCGTCGACCACTCTCCGAGCGTTGGCGAGCTGAGGTCATAGCGAATCGTCATGCCGTTGCCCGTTAGCTCCACGTCATCGTTGAAGTTGGTCGGCGAGCTGAGGTTGTCGGTTTGCCAATCAAAGGACAAGGTCCCGCCCACGTAGGCCGACCGATCGCCGAGAAATTTCGCGGGCGCGCTCATGCGGTCAACCCCGCCATTGGCGGCCTCATCGTAGAGGATATTCCCGCCTGGGTTGCCGCCAGTCGCTTGCCATAGCACTTGCGAGGCGCTGTCGCCATTACTCTGCATCCAGCCATCCGCATCGGTATCGAACGTGCTGGAAATTGAAATCGCATGCCCATGAACGCCGGCCAACGCAAGGCCCGCGGAAAAGAGAAGTCCGTGTAATTTCATCGCTGTAGTAGTAATTGAATGAATTTCGTAGTCGTGACTACCCCTACCAGCTAAGCGCGCATTCGCCAAGCGTAAACCACGTCCCGCTCGGCTGTTGCCAGAACAATTCTACCGGTTGTTGTTTCGCTGGAGAGCGATGGCCTCTCATCACCAAGCGGTGCTTAGGCTGCTTAGCAATGAGAGACCGCGTCGAGAAACCTCGTCTATTTATCGGCTGGCGTTTAACCT
This window harbors:
- a CDS encoding right-handed parallel beta-helix repeat-containing protein; the protein is MSKNTPVSGWKTGLALVASLCAGAASLIAEVIPLDLTVGYNYDGYISTAEADHAYLYDPPGDWNKGARMVPNIFGEHTFGTDFGRLYCWDDQATSGLPANGVVTTSYGDFQLSTMRDAEPVGGFVQPSVGTTPSLPVASNVVRVFRPHSGSTGNPGTITSIDLPVAQQGHYDSCNFLVSGNNRKVYIYADYDDGFGGVDSQLIYESPGTPKTSSETGFPEANSGGTPDNPDIVAALTMDKLWSQAGNYSLIRDVTATLWTFDDPLALDDTKELIGFTLAIHDSDNWQQREAVIYAISANSVESALYVDINNGSDTTGDGSVGNPYQTLQYVLNNVAVGGETIALQDGHYGNFSLYKNGDLFNDWVTIKPAPGAAPEIGRFTILGPTDSGGQGRIGGYKAYLRLEGLIIRDGWDSKGGQHWGLYNCLIERLPPHNGSVEALKKAAVSFQTGKDITIEGCEITNTGTGIGGSGHDITVRGNYIHDGTHDGIRVAGWWNSLVEDNIICRFDDGAADGEGVPSFHCDLIHIFIQGDGSPGMENNGVVFRYNVLFDVESQGVQFNNYYESTLRNKNITFEYNVFGPTNANLFNNAAATDGLIFRHNTIAYFPEGRDFGRWHLDNHKVRIGESTGVQIYNNNLVEIGVDPGAEIDILDWNILLKNPVQSPKGVDGRRAFGRFTQVGVDYELVNAADFDGALESTSPAINAGTYEYAPTILPGEDLAGTLIDLRPDIGAWEEPGNSPAAEPLPIIYNDLKTTFVDDFEDGHYKDVDPWLNDVATQGLSWYRPSGYDDHLNEVIYTNGPDRNALFSPKGANGETRISWLITEQGADWAEYDLYFLAKNAYVAIGSGVTVLTIDEDNAYWLDISRDNGRLIRIMNGVQTILATDSDIELPHNGAREYFVTVRQNGTGITIEVDADDDGSVDFSYTDTDPTALSTFTAGGIGVHDDCPQVHNRTNFDNFQVDVVSFAP
- a CDS encoding laminin B domain-containing protein; its protein translation is MKLHGLLFSAGLALAGVHGHAISISSTFDTDADGWMQSNGDSASQVLWQATGGNPGGNILYDEAANGGVDRMSAPAKFLGDRSAYVGGTLSFDWQTDNLSSPTNFNDDVELTGNGMTIRYDLSSPTLGEWSTTVIDLTAGAGWLVDTTGIAPTSVEFANLLGDLTQFTILTDFNSGVENPRFDNITLTAVPEPSTVAALLGATALLAVMVRRRRG